A window of Pyrobaculum aerophilum str. IM2 contains these coding sequences:
- a CDS encoding glycosyltransferase, whose protein sequence is MISVVVPTYNEAENLAELVQRLDGALREGYEIIIVDDNSPDGTAEVARGLASRYPVKVIVRERRGGLSSAVVEGARAASGRIVVVMDADLQHPPEIVPALVREAERGCLAIASRYIKGGMVVGWPLARKIVSRGAVMLARLLLPEARGVKDPVSGFFAYSRDCIAGVKPTGLYKILLDVLAQCKPACIVEVPFVFGRRTRGRSKLGRRHIFDFLRQLLVLSRWRPLKFAAVGATGIGIALMVIYALGWLPPLISTAAAIEVSLTSNYVLNRSWTFADRQTPFLAGWAKYHLATAIGNITNYLVTNGLALLGLWIYASYVLGVIAGYIANYVFSELRVFK, encoded by the coding sequence ATGATATCTGTAGTAGTGCCCACTTATAACGAGGCTGAGAACTTAGCGGAGCTTGTACAACGGCTGGATGGGGCGTTGAGAGAGGGCTATGAAATAATTATAGTTGACGACAACAGCCCCGACGGGACTGCTGAAGTGGCCAGGGGGCTTGCCTCTAGGTATCCGGTTAAGGTCATAGTCCGCGAGAGGAGGGGGGGCCTCTCAAGCGCAGTGGTGGAGGGGGCGAGGGCCGCCTCGGGCCGCATAGTGGTGGTAATGGACGCCGACTTGCAACACCCGCCTGAAATAGTCCCGGCGCTTGTGCGGGAGGCGGAGAGGGGGTGTTTGGCAATAGCCTCCAGGTATATAAAGGGGGGGATGGTGGTGGGCTGGCCCTTGGCGAGAAAAATAGTGTCGCGAGGCGCCGTGATGCTGGCTAGGCTCTTACTGCCGGAGGCAAGGGGCGTTAAGGACCCAGTCTCGGGCTTTTTCGCCTACAGTAGAGACTGCATAGCGGGCGTAAAGCCCACAGGCCTTTACAAAATTCTCCTCGACGTGCTGGCCCAGTGCAAGCCCGCTTGTATCGTCGAAGTGCCCTTTGTCTTCGGCCGGAGGACGCGGGGGAGGTCTAAACTGGGGAGGAGGCACATATTCGACTTCCTCCGCCAGCTATTAGTCCTCTCGCGGTGGCGCCCTTTAAAATTCGCCGCTGTGGGGGCCACTGGGATAGGCATTGCGCTAATGGTTATATACGCGCTGGGCTGGCTCCCGCCGCTGATCTCCACGGCCGCGGCAATAGAGGTGAGCTTGACGTCTAATTACGTGCTCAACAGGAGCTGGACTTTTGCAGATCGGCAAACGCCGTTCCTCGCCGGGTGGGCTAAATACCACTTGGCAACGGCTATTGGAAATATTACTAACTACCTCGTTACAAACGGCCTAGCCCTACTGGGGCTGTGGATTTACGCGTCGTACGTGTTAGGAGTAATAGCCGGGTATATTGCAAATTATGTATTTTCTGAGTTAAGAGTCTTCAAATAA
- a CDS encoding RAD55 family ATPase, whose amino-acid sequence MELKQLFDGKVSFIYGASGTGKTILVSKVAMELAKEGRRVVWVTFNEGRDTLFNTWSSFGWDPRLVAVFDYPYVPQYKETLFNQVIDLAYKEKAEVFIVDGVEAIVFDRATADAFTKMGIHTIVGIETRHNPMADIADVIIKLTARYTSYATIRRVEIQKARGIRVEKPVYYMAILHSGPVLLSDEHAVAAEQAKVPAPGHLASLIKEVPLGVNIALYGPHQRLTAAVVDAPNAIAYVHKPYQLGFFKRARPRLVSIYAHRRLEHYAEKVLSRYIITLDAELIPRAYRRFRSPNAVWIDIYTSPPTNADYDYVFYVDRNKIRVDHSPEPLESQELPLQ is encoded by the coding sequence GTGGAGTTAAAACAGCTCTTTGACGGAAAAGTCTCTTTCATTTACGGCGCCAGCGGCACTGGCAAGACGATATTAGTCTCTAAAGTGGCAATGGAACTGGCAAAAGAGGGGAGGAGGGTTGTGTGGGTTACGTTTAACGAGGGAAGGGACACTCTATTTAATACTTGGAGTAGTTTTGGGTGGGATCCCCGTTTAGTAGCAGTCTTCGACTATCCATACGTCCCACAGTATAAAGAGACGTTGTTTAACCAAGTTATAGACTTGGCCTATAAAGAAAAGGCGGAGGTCTTCATCGTCGACGGCGTGGAGGCGATAGTCTTCGATAGGGCGACGGCCGACGCGTTTACTAAAATGGGCATACACACCATAGTGGGCATAGAAACTAGGCACAACCCTATGGCTGATATTGCAGACGTTATTATAAAACTGACGGCTAGGTATACAAGCTACGCAACTATTAGGAGAGTTGAAATCCAGAAGGCCAGGGGGATCCGCGTTGAAAAGCCCGTGTACTACATGGCAATTCTCCACAGCGGTCCCGTTCTATTATCTGATGAACACGCAGTCGCCGCGGAGCAGGCGAAAGTCCCGGCCCCCGGCCACCTGGCCAGTCTTATAAAGGAGGTACCTTTAGGCGTCAACATAGCGCTTTACGGCCCACACCAGAGGCTGACGGCGGCAGTAGTCGATGCGCCAAACGCCATCGCCTATGTGCACAAGCCGTATCAATTGGGGTTTTTCAAAAGGGCGAGGCCGAGGCTCGTGTCAATATATGCCCATAGGAGGCTTGAGCACTACGCCGAGAAAGTACTCTCTAGATATATTATTACGCTTGACGCCGAGTTGATACCCAGGGCGTATAGGCGGTTTAGGAGCCCAAATGCCGTGTGGATTGATATTTACACGTCGCCTCCTACCAACGCAGACTACGACTACGTCTTTTATGTAGATAGGAACAAAATTAGAGTAGACCACTCGCCTGAGCCTTTGGAAAGCCAAGAGCTACCTCTCCAATAG
- a CDS encoding thiamine pyrophosphate-dependent enzyme, giving the protein MKVELKKPLDYAVNRPPIWCPGCGDYGILEALRRALAELSLPNEQVVVVSGIGCSSQLPHFMKTYGIHGLHGRAVAIASGIKIANPKLKVVVVGGDGDGYGIGLNHMIHAARRNIGITYIVSNNQVYGLTTGQMSPTTLKGVKTKTTPYGSIDEPVNPLALALAAGATYVARGFSGDVAHLAKLIKEALSHRGFALVDVLSPCVTFNKVNTYDWFRARVYKLEESGHDPRDYFQAYKKALEWPTIDPVGKIPIGLFYKTEEKPAYEEEMLKILGGRAPIEAELQPPLEKVLELLER; this is encoded by the coding sequence ATGAAAGTCGAATTGAAGAAGCCCTTGGACTACGCCGTTAACAGGCCGCCTATTTGGTGCCCAGGATGCGGCGACTATGGCATATTAGAGGCCTTAAGGAGGGCTCTGGCTGAGCTTTCTCTGCCAAATGAACAAGTGGTCGTGGTGTCGGGAATTGGCTGTAGTTCTCAGCTACCCCACTTCATGAAGACCTACGGCATACATGGTCTGCACGGCAGGGCAGTGGCAATTGCATCTGGGATTAAGATAGCCAACCCCAAGTTAAAAGTAGTGGTCGTAGGCGGCGATGGAGACGGATACGGAATTGGCCTAAATCACATGATACACGCCGCCAGACGTAATATAGGCATTACGTATATAGTGTCGAACAACCAAGTCTACGGCTTAACCACAGGCCAGATGTCGCCTACTACTCTAAAGGGGGTTAAGACAAAGACCACACCCTATGGGTCAATAGACGAGCCGGTGAACCCGCTGGCGCTGGCCTTAGCAGCTGGGGCCACTTACGTGGCCAGGGGGTTTAGCGGAGATGTGGCCCACTTAGCCAAGCTCATAAAAGAGGCGTTATCTCACAGAGGCTTTGCGCTTGTGGACGTATTGAGCCCTTGTGTGACGTTTAACAAAGTGAATACCTACGACTGGTTCAGGGCTAGAGTTTACAAACTTGAGGAAAGCGGCCACGACCCAAGGGACTACTTCCAAGCTTATAAAAAGGCGCTGGAGTGGCCCACTATAGATCCCGTGGGGAAGATACCTATTGGCTTGTTCTACAAAACTGAGGAGAAGCCGGCGTATGAGGAGGAGATGTTAAAGATCTTAGGCGGCAGGGCTCCCATCGAGGCAGAGCTTCAGCCGCCTCTCGAGAAGGTGTTAGAGCTATTGGAGAGGTAG
- a CDS encoding 2-oxoacid:acceptor oxidoreductase subunit alpha: protein MDLTIRISGAQGEGVETTGRTLASVFARMGYHVFGYRQYGSIIKGNPTMFYQIRVSDRKIYSHGQWRRVDVLIALNETALAAYRGMARYIISEKEVPLSEIATKHGNRIMRNVASLGALAALLGLNPKHIADQIRKEFGERGEKIAEANIAVLEDAYNFASSKFAPVAEVERLGDPRVLMSGAEALALGSVMSGMKFYAAYPMTPASPILHWLAEWGPKFGVAVVQPEDEIAAINMAIGASYAGVRAATGTSGGGFDLMHEAFGLAAMLETPVVVFLAQRGGPSTGLPTETEQSDLLMALSPSHGEYPHAVIAPRWIEEGLYAPAKAFNIAEKYQVPVIVLIDLYFTESLATVEFDPHRFKIERGELLQSPLVWEEYKRYKITESGVSPRTIPGVPGGMHIATSDEHDERGDVITDRHLPEVRRAMHDKRMRKLAKIAEEMEPPLIKSDGDIYAVGWGSTSMPLLDYSAERGIGLALFRDLYPMRLDSWAERLNSAKEVVVVEVNYRGQFADYLSSKGVKVTRRVLKWWGEPFSVDELREWI from the coding sequence ATGGATTTGACGATTAGAATCAGCGGAGCTCAAGGGGAGGGAGTTGAAACTACGGGGAGGACTTTGGCCTCCGTATTTGCAAGAATGGGTTACCACGTGTTTGGATACCGGCAGTACGGCTCGATAATAAAGGGCAACCCGACAATGTTCTATCAGATAAGAGTATCCGACAGAAAGATATATAGCCACGGCCAGTGGAGGCGGGTTGACGTGTTAATAGCGTTAAATGAAACGGCTCTTGCGGCATACAGAGGCATGGCGCGTTATATAATTTCAGAGAAAGAGGTGCCCCTTTCTGAAATTGCAACAAAGCACGGGAATCGCATAATGCGCAACGTGGCGTCGCTTGGGGCTTTGGCCGCACTGCTCGGGCTAAATCCCAAGCATATAGCCGATCAGATAAGGAAAGAGTTCGGGGAGCGGGGGGAGAAAATTGCCGAGGCGAACATAGCGGTTTTAGAAGACGCATACAACTTCGCCTCTAGTAAGTTCGCGCCCGTAGCGGAGGTGGAGAGGCTGGGAGATCCTAGGGTTTTAATGTCGGGCGCAGAGGCCCTAGCCCTCGGCTCTGTTATGTCCGGAATGAAATTCTACGCGGCATATCCCATGACGCCAGCCAGCCCCATACTTCACTGGCTCGCAGAGTGGGGGCCTAAATTCGGAGTCGCCGTGGTGCAGCCGGAGGACGAGATAGCGGCGATTAACATGGCTATTGGGGCCTCTTATGCAGGGGTGAGGGCGGCTACTGGGACCTCCGGAGGCGGTTTTGATCTAATGCATGAGGCCTTCGGCCTCGCGGCTATGTTAGAAACGCCTGTAGTGGTTTTCTTGGCACAGAGGGGCGGCCCCAGTACTGGCCTCCCCACGGAGACGGAGCAGTCAGATCTGTTAATGGCCTTATCGCCGTCACATGGCGAATATCCACACGCCGTAATTGCCCCGAGGTGGATTGAGGAGGGACTCTACGCCCCCGCCAAGGCGTTTAACATCGCCGAGAAATACCAAGTGCCAGTAATAGTCTTAATCGACTTGTACTTCACAGAGTCTCTGGCCACTGTGGAGTTCGATCCCCACAGATTTAAAATAGAAAGGGGGGAGTTGCTCCAGAGCCCGCTGGTGTGGGAGGAGTACAAGAGGTATAAGATAACAGAAAGCGGCGTATCGCCGAGGACTATTCCCGGCGTTCCCGGCGGGATGCACATAGCCACAAGCGATGAGCACGACGAGAGAGGCGACGTAATAACTGACAGGCATTTGCCAGAGGTGAGAAGGGCCATGCACGATAAGCGTATGCGCAAGCTCGCCAAAATCGCAGAGGAGATGGAGCCGCCCCTTATCAAAAGCGACGGGGATATATACGCAGTGGGATGGGGTTCTACCTCTATGCCCCTGTTGGACTATTCGGCGGAGAGAGGCATTGGACTTGCGCTGTTCAGAGATTTATACCCAATGCGCTTAGACTCGTGGGCCGAGCGCCTCAACTCGGCGAAGGAAGTCGTCGTTGTAGAGGTAAATTACAGGGGGCAGTTCGCCGACTATTTATCCTCAAAAGGGGTAAAGGTGACTAGGCGGGTTTTAAAATGGTGGGGGGAGCCCTTTAGTGTAGACGAATTGAGGGAGTGGATATGA
- a CDS encoding nucleoside-diphosphate kinase, which yields MPVEKTLLILKPDAVARGLVGEIISRFEKAGLKIVALKMVKASPEEIERFYPSSEEWLRSAGQKLLKAYQELGIDPRAKIGTDDPVEVGRIIKRSLVKYMTSGPIVVMVLKGNRAVEIVRKLVGPTSPHSAPPGTIRGDYSIDSPDLAAEEGRVVFNLVHASDSPSEAEREIRFWFREEEVLE from the coding sequence ATGCCTGTTGAGAAAACTCTACTCATACTGAAGCCAGACGCAGTGGCGCGGGGGCTTGTCGGCGAGATTATTTCTAGGTTTGAAAAAGCTGGCCTAAAGATAGTAGCCCTCAAAATGGTTAAGGCATCTCCAGAGGAAATAGAGAGATTTTACCCCTCATCAGAGGAATGGCTCCGGTCGGCGGGGCAGAAGCTTTTAAAGGCGTATCAAGAGCTTGGCATAGATCCAAGGGCGAAGATTGGCACTGACGATCCCGTGGAGGTAGGTCGGATTATTAAACGTAGTTTAGTTAAGTACATGACATCGGGGCCTATCGTTGTAATGGTGTTAAAGGGGAATAGGGCTGTTGAAATCGTCAGAAAGCTGGTGGGCCCCACGTCGCCTCACTCGGCGCCGCCGGGGACAATAAGGGGCGACTACTCAATTGACTCGCCTGACTTAGCGGCTGAGGAGGGGAGGGTGGTTTTTAACTTGGTCCACGCGTCGGATAGTCCGTCCGAAGCCGAGAGAGAAATAAGATTTTGGTTTCGAGAAGAGGAGGTTTTAGAGTAA
- a CDS encoding PaRep2a protein, whose translation MKSQVTAALKDWHRRCFKWPVLPGEEGKLVKRLELYYGMCEMAKAAIAEYGEKYAEPLISEYALRRAFWWEGEWREKPMSCFVTEKRAVCKVGEKMATFYVFDTPQGVYLRPEIKLVDDWIKVAHRNDDN comes from the coding sequence CTGAAAAGCCAAGTCACGGCCGCGCTGAAGGACTGGCATCGCAGATGTTTTAAGTGGCCCGTCCTGCCGGGCGAGGAGGGCAAATTAGTGAAAAGGCTTGAACTGTATTACGGAATGTGCGAAATGGCAAAGGCCGCAATCGCCGAATACGGCGAAAAATACGCCGAGCCTCTAATCAGCGAATACGCCCTTAGACGCGCATTTTGGTGGGAAGGGGAATGGAGGGAGAAGCCCATGTCGTGTTTTGTCACGGAGAAAAGGGCGGTGTGCAAGGTGGGCGAAAAAATGGCCACATTTTACGTATTTGACACGCCGCAGGGAGTGTACCTAAGGCCTGAGATAAAGCTTGTGGACGACTGGATTAAGGTGGCACACAGGAACGATGACAATTAA
- a CDS encoding PaRep2b protein, with translation MEETPGCIAAVEEAVKPAVVAAAGLAGYATLHDGLYSTAVVSATAAAVILAREGAFERAVEYVRRAAEAAYEAAREIFQKAKVTLQRLYELFVEAIARALDYVRAHWFIIAAAGLISWLAAQQLDYTLWQDHVAKFAPLIAGVPAFKEFKTALGDSAPELLKAAEEALKYRSEGAVERLFEEARGAVGKSSKPWPDLRKAARNVEMFGKRVIKPEHAAVAWALLEAGLKELSGVKDKALSTLKEAMDKLSKEGETEISAKEISEFVKRAHDIAHHLELLFEQITENAEKYGKAEEIRRAFTVTGVAEELAEAPKTDFDRLGDATLADKVIAFFESLAEGTSWSRVVLNAMERGEAYVALIRTPRSATVKYGVKAEGGARDRAKRLGTLIARLAHWLAERGVDKAVIRCEGNTVKIMVNGEIVAEVETRAIKEEEERIVYRVRGKWAEEEGEKAKELAAEMEPGRAEDYELRALLVTDGGYEVEGDVYAATTSVAQAALYKRFGMKVSYAGVGNLAEEGFKPLLEARLYEKRGGKKVVEMIRRDLEDGLKALLGDAKLREELKEKALRLLGEIEISVHDADKETEEGRQRVEEARRKIEERIVKFLTELRLGENGSVCLANCQFGEPTLTPKHEPYTRVIAPLIHYIASEAPEEEIAKFLAYAVLFDGSVRRDRVTLALGNFRVDDASKRLPLDIYDKVALYIILAAKYSVGIKGVYVRKGEARIYFNTEHATKMFATAWGNLCALWRFSRESGLYADHVFKKLEGIRKYVESYVDKVRIEHILRGDKVTVVFKDERGDEIAHINIRWDGESLHANFEGMRKRAEQLVSILSAMGAKVKVKEYSGKWRIELTTDSITAIRRKEWLDAVRTLIEELHNKDIINKRQRERLLNEISAGPNVVEIAGVELSVMEIRTEKRRGLIIIYHPRSANTFDTAMKTLRRAGFVEGVHFTAKRPQGGKYGHVYIKIPAGLWKLEELKRQGVEWAKRALKRLEEIAKARGFYDLLEGYLKPAREAETVDPRGLVVEDAEKGIRAVIRDVKVVREGNRSMVVVEYETSGEVKSFKFAWNVVTTSGAVIASIRLNEEKAIVLVALTGDETIKKKRGSVQLSAKHLFALARLRGIGWELLRWYTEVMSEKWRDNGKNPSNHLASKGE, from the coding sequence GTGGAAGAGACGCCGGGATGCATTGCGGCGGTAGAGGAGGCAGTCAAGCCGGCGGTTGTAGCCGCGGCCGGCCTGGCCGGATATGCAACGCTACACGACGGGCTGTACTCTACGGCCGTTGTGTCAGCGACGGCCGCGGCTGTAATACTGGCGAGAGAGGGGGCCTTTGAGAGGGCAGTGGAGTACGTAAGAAGAGCCGCCGAAGCGGCGTATGAGGCGGCCCGCGAAATATTCCAAAAGGCGAAAGTGACGTTGCAGAGGCTCTACGAGTTATTCGTTGAAGCAATTGCAAGAGCCCTTGACTACGTAAGGGCGCATTGGTTTATTATCGCGGCGGCCGGGCTAATAAGCTGGCTTGCGGCACAGCAATTGGACTATACGCTGTGGCAAGACCACGTGGCGAAATTCGCGCCGCTGATCGCCGGCGTGCCAGCATTTAAGGAGTTCAAGACAGCCCTCGGCGACAGCGCCCCAGAATTGCTCAAGGCGGCTGAGGAGGCGTTGAAGTACAGGTCTGAAGGCGCAGTGGAGAGGCTGTTTGAAGAGGCCAGAGGGGCCGTTGGGAAGAGCTCTAAGCCGTGGCCCGACTTGAGGAAGGCGGCTAGGAATGTGGAAATGTTCGGCAAAAGGGTTATAAAGCCGGAGCACGCCGCTGTGGCGTGGGCCCTATTAGAGGCCGGGCTGAAAGAGCTCAGTGGCGTGAAAGACAAGGCACTGTCTACCCTTAAAGAGGCTATGGATAAACTGTCTAAGGAAGGGGAGACGGAGATATCTGCAAAGGAGATATCAGAATTTGTGAAAAGGGCACACGACATAGCGCATCACCTTGAGCTGTTGTTTGAACAAATCACGGAAAACGCTGAGAAGTACGGTAAAGCAGAGGAGATAAGAAGAGCCTTTACCGTGACTGGGGTGGCCGAAGAGCTGGCCGAGGCGCCTAAGACCGACTTTGACAGGCTCGGCGATGCCACTCTTGCCGACAAAGTCATAGCGTTTTTTGAAAGCTTAGCAGAGGGCACTTCGTGGAGCCGCGTTGTGCTAAACGCAATGGAGAGGGGAGAGGCGTACGTGGCGTTGATTAGAACGCCGAGAAGCGCAACAGTCAAATACGGCGTCAAAGCAGAGGGAGGGGCCAGGGATAGGGCGAAGAGGCTGGGCACTCTCATCGCCCGCCTTGCCCACTGGCTAGCTGAGCGGGGAGTGGATAAAGCCGTGATAAGATGTGAAGGCAATACAGTGAAAATTATGGTAAACGGCGAGATTGTAGCCGAAGTAGAGACGAGGGCAATCAAGGAAGAGGAAGAGAGAATAGTCTATCGCGTAAGAGGCAAATGGGCAGAGGAAGAGGGCGAAAAAGCCAAGGAGCTGGCCGCGGAAATGGAGCCTGGTAGGGCGGAGGATTACGAGCTAAGGGCACTGTTGGTTACAGATGGCGGTTATGAAGTAGAGGGCGATGTTTATGCCGCGACTACCTCCGTAGCGCAAGCCGCTTTGTACAAGCGCTTCGGCATGAAGGTGTCGTATGCGGGAGTAGGCAACTTAGCTGAAGAAGGCTTTAAGCCGTTGCTTGAAGCGAGACTCTACGAAAAGAGAGGGGGTAAAAAAGTGGTGGAAATGATAAGGCGTGATTTAGAAGATGGCTTAAAGGCCTTGTTAGGTGACGCGAAACTGAGGGAGGAGCTTAAGGAAAAAGCGTTAAGGCTCCTCGGCGAGATAGAAATCTCAGTGCACGATGCCGACAAGGAAACTGAAGAGGGAAGACAGAGGGTAGAGGAGGCGAGGAGGAAAATAGAAGAGAGAATTGTCAAGTTCCTGACTGAGCTTCGCCTTGGCGAGAACGGCTCCGTCTGTCTTGCAAATTGCCAATTTGGCGAGCCTACGCTGACTCCCAAACACGAGCCCTACACCCGCGTAATTGCGCCTCTCATACACTACATTGCGTCAGAGGCGCCAGAGGAGGAGATAGCAAAATTCCTCGCATATGCAGTGCTCTTCGATGGGAGCGTAAGGCGGGATCGAGTGACGCTGGCACTGGGCAACTTCCGCGTTGATGACGCGTCAAAACGCCTTCCGCTTGATATATACGACAAGGTGGCTCTGTATATAATCCTCGCCGCGAAATACAGCGTAGGCATTAAGGGAGTGTACGTGAGAAAGGGCGAAGCTAGGATATACTTCAACACTGAACATGCCACAAAGATGTTCGCCACTGCGTGGGGGAATCTATGCGCCTTGTGGAGGTTTAGCAGAGAGAGCGGCCTATACGCTGACCACGTCTTTAAAAAACTTGAGGGCATTAGAAAGTATGTAGAGAGTTATGTAGACAAGGTGAGGATTGAGCACATCCTCCGCGGCGATAAAGTAACCGTCGTGTTTAAAGACGAGAGGGGGGATGAAATTGCTCACATAAACATTAGATGGGACGGCGAAAGTCTACACGCCAACTTTGAAGGCATGAGGAAGAGGGCAGAGCAGCTAGTCTCAATACTGAGCGCCATGGGCGCCAAGGTTAAGGTTAAGGAATACAGCGGAAAGTGGCGCATAGAGCTTACTACAGATTCCATCACCGCCATCCGCCGCAAGGAGTGGCTTGACGCAGTTAGGACTCTCATAGAGGAGCTACATAACAAGGACATAATTAACAAAAGGCAGAGAGAGCGGTTGTTGAATGAAATAAGCGCCGGGCCTAACGTCGTTGAGATAGCCGGCGTGGAGTTAAGCGTTATGGAGATAAGAACTGAGAAACGCAGAGGATTGATAATTATATACCATCCAAGGTCGGCAAATACCTTTGACACCGCCATGAAAACGCTTAGGAGAGCCGGCTTCGTGGAGGGGGTACACTTCACTGCTAAGAGGCCACAGGGGGGCAAATATGGCCATGTATACATCAAGATACCTGCAGGTTTGTGGAAACTGGAGGAACTGAAGAGACAAGGCGTAGAGTGGGCCAAGAGGGCGCTTAAGCGCTTGGAAGAAATTGCAAAGGCAAGGGGCTTCTACGACCTACTGGAGGGGTACCTCAAGCCTGCCAGGGAGGCCGAGACCGTCGACCCTAGGGGATTAGTGGTAGAAGACGCCGAGAAGGGGATAAGGGCTGTAATAAGGGACGTAAAGGTGGTGCGGGAGGGCAACAGGTCAATGGTCGTGGTGGAGTACGAAACAAGCGGTGAGGTGAAGTCATTCAAATTTGCTTGGAACGTAGTAACGACTAGTGGGGCCGTCATAGCCAGCATTAGGCTAAATGAAGAAAAAGCCATCGTTTTAGTCGCCCTAACGGGCGACGAGACAATAAAGAAAAAGAGGGGAAGCGTGCAACTTTCCGCTAAACATCTATTCGCCTTGGCAAGGCTTAGGGGAATTGGATGGGAGCTGTTGAGGTGGTACACAGAAGTGATGAGTGAGAAATGGCGAGATAACGGCAAAAACCCCTCTAACCACCTCGCCTCAAAAGGAGAATAG
- a CDS encoding proton-conducting transporter membrane subunit gives MIDLIAYLVLALSLAAPAALKIDGRYIAVVASLALLILSAFLKLPIGVVVSLIALSLSIDWRLGTFGLALAFSAVATVLAAYVYYAAQPVVYGLIALALVTAAVYGLLAMGRARENVEGAAKYLVFSGVGKVLIVLGYVLGVSGLPQGLYITILGFMFELGIAPFHAWVVDAYALSSPRGAAALAAFSKVTALFVLLSIFRSASAPREVGLIALIVALVSMLVANVAGLTAKTLGRIMAYSSIAHMSYALAAVALVWWLGEPANSPNLFGVRVSAADLAVLVVVLEALASGLAKAGVFGYLSTYLSDLSPPRRSVLNVLNVLSLLGLPPLLGFWPKLFLVLLILAYPQPWLAAFLVAWVVLNSALATPYYLRAIRIIAEAPGPLADNVTSSYTALATTALGLVLPLVWLTLL, from the coding sequence ATGATCGACTTAATAGCCTACTTAGTGCTTGCGTTGTCGCTTGCGGCGCCGGCGGCGTTAAAAATAGATGGGCGCTATATTGCAGTGGTCGCTTCATTGGCGTTGTTAATTTTGTCGGCTTTTCTTAAATTGCCAATCGGCGTCGTTGTGTCGCTAATTGCGCTTTCTCTCTCTATAGACTGGCGGCTTGGCACATTCGGCTTAGCGCTGGCTTTCTCAGCTGTTGCAACTGTGCTCGCCGCGTATGTCTATTACGCCGCACAGCCAGTAGTCTACGGGCTAATTGCCTTGGCGTTAGTAACGGCGGCTGTGTACGGGCTTTTGGCCATGGGGAGGGCCAGGGAGAACGTAGAGGGGGCGGCGAAGTACCTCGTGTTTTCAGGCGTGGGCAAGGTGTTAATTGTGCTGGGCTACGTGCTGGGAGTTTCCGGGTTGCCGCAGGGACTTTACATAACTATACTGGGCTTTATGTTCGAGCTGGGCATTGCCCCGTTTCACGCGTGGGTTGTTGACGCCTACGCCCTCAGCTCGCCGAGAGGCGCGGCGGCACTGGCCGCGTTTAGCAAAGTAACGGCCCTATTTGTTTTATTGTCAATTTTTAGAAGCGCCAGCGCGCCCAGGGAAGTTGGCCTAATAGCTTTAATCGTGGCGCTTGTTTCTATGCTTGTAGCAAATGTGGCGGGCCTAACAGCCAAGACTCTGGGGAGGATCATGGCCTACTCCTCTATTGCCCACATGTCCTATGCGCTTGCCGCAGTGGCGCTGGTGTGGTGGCTTGGAGAGCCTGCGAACTCGCCAAATCTCTTTGGGGTAAGGGTGTCTGCGGCGGACTTGGCCGTTTTAGTAGTGGTATTAGAGGCATTGGCCTCCGGCTTGGCAAAGGCAGGGGTATTTGGCTATTTGTCCACATACCTCTCAGACTTGTCGCCCCCCCGGAGGAGCGTGTTAAATGTGCTAAACGTCCTCTCGCTTTTAGGACTGCCGCCGCTTTTAGGCTTCTGGCCTAAGCTCTTCCTTGTGTTATTAATACTGGCATACCCGCAGCCGTGGCTGGCGGCTTTTCTAGTGGCCTGGGTTGTGCTTAACAGCGCCTTAGCTACGCCGTATTATTTAAGGGCTATTAGGATTATTGCCGAGGCGCCAGGTCCTCTTGCCGACAACGTCACTTCGTCGTATACCGCGTTAGCCACTACAGCGCTGGGATTAGTGTTGCCGCTAGTATGGCTTACTCTTCTATAA